Proteins from a single region of Gossypium arboreum isolate Shixiya-1 chromosome 1, ASM2569848v2, whole genome shotgun sequence:
- the LOC108482254 gene encoding pentatricopeptide repeat-containing protein At4g21065-like — protein MNNVYKLHVRLIKTGLQNDPVSLRRLLLSFAAAAPASLPHARSVFACVPFPDTFAYNTLIRAHAHSSPSHSVSLFSAMRRDGVSPDNFTFPFVLKACARLHIGHDAHALIIKLGLGSDIYVQNGLISLYGSFGSVAGAIDVFDEMPERDLVSWSSMISCFANNNFGYEALGLFQDMQLVGNLKPDEVTMLSVISAVSSLGALELGKWVDAYISRTGLKRTLSLGTALIDMYSRCGSVDDSIKIFNAIPVKNVLTWTVLINGLAVHGRSEEALKVFHEMKNIGLKPDHITFNGVLVACSHGGLVDDGWRVFESIKTDYGMEPTVEHYGCIVDLLGRAGLLNKAFEFVDTMPIKPNAVIWRTLLGACVKHNDLKLSEKAKVKIHELDPNHDGDYVLLSNVYGQVGRWDEKANVRNSMREMKVGKKPGYSFLNEGDMVHEFVSGDDFHPKSNEIKRFLISIIDDLRLDGYTPFTCNALHDVEDEEKEHSLSFHSEKLAVAFALLRFKDRRTIRVIKNLRICYDCHCFMKHVSNKFDREIVVRDRNRFHHFSKGSCSCKDYW, from the coding sequence ATGAATAATGTATACAAGCTCCACGTTCGCCTCATCAAAACTGGCCTCCAAAACGACCCCGTTTCCCTTCGTCGCCTCCTACTATCTTTCGCCGCCGCCGCCCCCGCATCCTTACCTCATGCCCGCTCTGTTTTCGCTTGCGTTCCTTTCCCCGATACCTTCGCTTATAACACCCTCATCAGAGCCCATGCTCACTCCTCTCCTTCGCACTCCGTTTCACTCTTCTCCGCCATGCGCCGTGATGGCGTATCTCCGGACAACTTCACTTTCCCTTTCGTACTCAAAGCGTGCGCCCGTCTCCACATAGGTCACGATGCTCACGCACTTATAATCAAACTGGGTTTGGGTTCAGATATTTATGTACAAAATGGGTTGATTAGTTTATACGGTTCGTTTGGGTCAGTGGCTGGTGCAATCGACGTGTTCGATGAAATGCCGGAAAGAGACTTGGTTTCTTGGTCCAGTATGATATCTTGTTTTGCAAACAATAATTTTGGATACGAAGCTTTGGGTTTGTTTCAAGATATGCAATTGGTGGGAAATCTGAAGCCGGATGAAGTTACCATGCTTAGTGTAATATCTGCAGTTTCAAGCTTAGGGGCTTTAGAATTAGGTAAATGGGTTGATGCTTACATTTCAAGAACTGGGTTGAAGCGCACTTTGTCATTAGGGACTGCGTTGATTGATATGTATTCTCGGTGCGGCTCTGTTGATGattccataaaaattttcaatgccATACCGGTGAAAAATGTATTGACTTGGACGGTACTAATCAATGGACTGGCTGTTCATGGCCGTAGCGAAGAAGCCTTGAAAGTGTTCCATGAGATGAAAAACATTGGTTTGAAGCCCGATCATATTACCTTTAACGGTGTTTTAGTGGCTTGTAGTCATGGTGGACTTGTGGACGACGGGTGGAGAGTTTTCGAGAGTATAAAAACAGATTACGGGATGGAACCTACGGTGGAACATTATGGTTGTATTGTTGATTTACTTGGCCGTGCAGGGTTGCTTAATAAAGCTTTTGAGTTTGTTGATACAATGCCTATTAAGCCAAATGCAGTCATATGGAGGACTTTGCTTGGAGCTTGTGTTAAACACAATGACCTCAAGTTGTCCGAGAAGGCAAAGGTGAAGATTCATGAGCTCGACCCTAATCACGATGGTGATTATGTGCTTTTATCGAACGTGTACGGTCAAGTTGGTAGATGGGACGAGAAAGCAAACGTGAGAAACTCAATGAGGGAAATGAAAGTCGGGAAGAAACCCGGGTATAGTTTCCTTAACGAAGGGGATATGGTTCACGAGTTTGTTTCTGGAGACGATTTCCATCCTAAATCCAATGAAATCAAACGATTCTTGATTTCGATAATCGATGACCTTAGACTCGATGGCTACACTCCCTTTACTTGCAATGCATTACACGATGTTGAAGACGAGGAGAAAGAGCACAGCCTTAGTTTTCACAGCGAAAAACTGGCCGTTGCTTTCGCTCTTCTTAGGTTCAAGGATAGGAGGACCATTAGGGTTATAAAGAATCTTCGGATTTGTTATGATTGCCATTGTTtcatgaaacatgtttccaaTAAGTTCGACCGGGAAATTGTTGTCCGAGACCGGAACCGATTCCATCATTTTAGCAAGGGATCTTGTTCTTGCAAGGATTACTGGTAA